In one window of Onychomys torridus chromosome 7, mOncTor1.1, whole genome shotgun sequence DNA:
- the Rfx7 gene encoding DNA-binding protein RFX7 yields MAEEQQPPPPPPQQPDAHQQLPLSAPSPGVALPALVPGLPGTEASALQHKIKNSICKTVQSKVDCILQEVEKFTDLEKLYLYLQLPSGLSSAEKSDQNAMSSSRAQQMHAFSWIRNTLEEHPETSLPKQEVYDEYKSYCDNLGYHPLSAADFGKIMKNVFPNMKARRLGTRGKSKYCYSGLRKKAFVHMPTLPNLDFHKTGDGLEGIEPSGQLQNIDEEVISSACRLVCEWAQKVLSQPFDTVLELAHFLVKSHYIGTKSMAALTVMAAAPAGLKGIPQPSAFVPTAESNSFQPQVKTLPSPIDAKQQLQRKIQKKQQEQKLQSPLPGDSSAKKPEGTTANGVASLPNGNPAILSPQPIGIVVAAVPSPIPVQRTRQLVTSPSPMSSPDGKVLPLNVQVVTQHMQSVKQTPKTPQNVPASPGGDRSARHRYPQILPKPANTSALTIRSPTTVLFTSSPIKTAVVPASHMSSLNVVKMTTISLTPSNSNAPLKHSASVSSAAGTTEEPRSVPQIKNGSVVSLQSPGSRASSTGAASAVEVKMEPEGSSDEHPLQCQENSEGTKAPLTTPSALWGQKSSTDGAAPKPSNEGVIEVKATKVCDQRTKCKSRCNEILPGISAGNNQSTVTLSVATQNFTSTSSPSNGDSANKDPKLCTKSPRKRLSATLQESQVPPVKKPIVEQLSAVTIEGQKPGTVQKDQKVPHSGKTESSTAGAQIPNKVSVSVGSHVTEDQPLNPTLVANESVLEQQTTPSSSPDVKVKLEGSVFLLDHESKSDGSFNPNEWQQVPKDSDFIAASCEQQQDISVMTMPEHSDIHDLEKSVWELEGMPQDSYSQQLHSRIPESSLSQIQAQSSDQLPLQSELKEFESSVSQTNESYFPFDDELTQDSIVEELVLMEQQMSMNNSHSYGNCLGMTLQSQSVTPGAPMSSHASSTHFYHPIHSNGTPIHTPTPTPTPTPTPTPTPTPTSEMIAGSQSLSRESPCSRLAQTTPVDSALGSSRHTPIGTPHSNCSSSVPPSPVECRNPFAFTPISSSMAYHDASIVSSSPVKPMQRPMATHPDKTKLEWMNNGYGGVGNSSVSGHGILPSYQELVEDRFRKPHAFAVPGQSYQSQSRHHDTHFGRLTPVSPVQHQGATINTNKQEGFAVPAPLDNKGTNSSASSNFRCRSVSPAVHRQRNLSGSTLYPVSNIPRSNVTPFGSPVTPEVHVFTNVHTDACANNIAQRSQSVPLTVMMQTAFPNALQKQTNSKKITNVLLSKLDSDNDDAVRGLGINNMPSNYTARMNLTQILETSSVFPSANSQNMIDSSTSVYEFQTPSYLTKSNSTDQISFSPGDNQAQSEIGEQQLDFNSTVKDLLSGDNLQTSQQLGGQVASELTNTASDFPSDIRLSSDLSGSINDLNTLDPNLLFDPGRQQGQDDEATLEELKNDPLFQQICSESMNSMTSSGFEWIESKDHPTVEMLG; encoded by the exons GAGCTATTGTGACAATCTTGGCTACCATCCATTAAGTGCTGCTGACTTtggaaaaatcatgaaaaacgTATTTCCAAACATGAAGGCACGCCGTTTGGGCACTAGAGGCAAATCTAA ATATTGCTACAGTGGACTAAGGAAAAAAGCTTTTGTTCATATGCCAACACTGCCCAACCTTGACTTTCATAAAACTGGAGATGGA TTGGAAGGAATTGAACCATCTGGGCAGCTTCAAAATATTGATGAAGAAGTTATCTCTTCTGCTTGCCGTCTTGTGTGTGAGTGGGCCCAGAAAGTGTTAAGCCAGCCATTTGACACGGTCTTGGAATTAGCCCACTTCCTTGTAAAGAGTCACTATATAGGCACCAAGTCAATGGCAGCTCTGACTGTGATGGCAGCAGCACCAGCAG gACTTAAAGGAAttccccagccttctgcttttGTACCTACAGCTGAAAGTAATTCTTTTCAACCTCAAGTAAAGACTTTGCCATCTCCAATTGATGCTAAGCAACAGTTGCAACGGAAAATTCAAAAAAAGCAGCAAGAACAGAAACTACAATCCCCATTGCCAGGAGACTCCTCAGCAAAAAAGCCAGAAGGCACTACAGCTAACGGAGTGGCTAGTCTACCCAATGGAAACCCTGCTATCCTTTCTCCCCAGCCCATTGGAATTGTGGTGGCAGCTGTCCCTAGTCCCATTCCG GTCCAGCGGACCAGGCAGTTAGTAACTTCACCAAGTCCAATGAGTTCTCCTGATGGCAAGGTTCTTCCCCTCAATGTGCAGGTGGTCACTCAGCACATGCAGTCTGTGAAACAGACACCAAAGACTCCTCAGAACGTTCCAGCCAGTCCTGGTGGGGACCGTTCTGCACGGCACCGCTACCCTCAGATCCTACCCAAGCCAGCAAACACCAGTGCGCTCACCATCCGCTCGCCCACAACTGTGCTCTTTACTAGCAGTCCCATCAAGACTGCCGTTGTACCTGCATCACACATGAGCTCTCTAAATGTGGTGAAAATGACAACAATATCCCTCACACCCAGTAACAGTAATGCCCCTCTGAAACACTCTGCCTCAGTCAGCAGTGCTGCTGGAACAACTGAGGAACCAAGGAGCGTTCCTCAGATCAAGAATGGTTCTGTCGTTTCCCTTCAGTCTCCTGGGTCTAGGGCCAGCAGCACTGGGGCAGCTTCTGCTGTGGAAGTCAAAATGGAACCAGAAGGTTCATCAGATGAGCATCCTCTGCAGTGCCAAGAGAACTCTGAGGGCACTAAAGCTCCCCTCACAACACCTAGTGCCCTTTGGGGGCAGAAAAGTAGTACAGATGGAGCAGCGCCAAAACCTTCCAATGAAGGTGTCATTGAAGTAAAAGCAACGAAGGTCTGTGACCAGAGGACCAAATGTAAAAGTCGCTGTAATGAAATTCTGCCAGGCATCTCAGCAGGCAATAATCAAAGCACTGTTACTCTCTCGGTTGCTACTCAGAACTTCACCAGCACCAGCTCACCATCTAATGGTGACTCAGCAAATAAAGACCCTAAATTATGCACTAAAAGTCCAAGAAAACGACTGTCTGCCACACTGCAAGAGTCTCAGGTGCCCCCTGTAAAGAAACCAATTGTGGAACAGCTTTCTGCAGTTACCATAGAAGGTCAGAAACCAGGCACTGTCCAGAAGGACCAAAAGGTTCCACATTCAGGGAAAACAGAAAGTTCAACAGCAGGTGCTCAGATTCCAAACAAGGTGTCAGTCAGTGTCGGTTCACACGTTACAGAGGATCAGCCCTTGAACCCTACTCTGGTTGCCAATGAATCAGTCCTGGAGCAGCAAACGACACCATCATCGTCTCCAGATGTAAAAGTAAAACTTGAAGGGAGTGTCTTTCTCTTGGACCATGAGTCAAAATCAGATGGCAGCTTTAATCCTAACGAATGGCAACAAGTTCCTAAGGATTCTGACTTCATAGCCGCCAGCTGTGAACAACAGCAAGATATTAGTGTTATGACAATGCCTGAGCATTCTGATATCCATGATTTAGAGAAATCTGTTTGGGAATTAGAAGGGATGCCACAGGACTCATACAGCCAGCAGCTACATAGCCGGATCCCAGAATCTTCTTTGAGTCAAATACAAGCACAGTCTTCAGACCAGTTGCCACTGCAGTCCGAACTGAAAGAGTTTGAGTCCTCTGTTTCCCAGACAAATGAAAGCTACTTtccttttgatgatgaacttACACAAGATAGCATTGTGGAAGAGCTGGTGCTAATGGAGCAGCAGATGTCCATGAATAATTCACATTCTTATGGTAACTGCTTAGGAATGACCCTTCAGAGTCAGTCAGTAACTCCAGGAGCTCCAATGTCCTCTCATGCTTCCAGTACCCACTTCTATCATCCAATCCATAGCAATGGCACTCCAATTcacacacctacacccacacccacacccactcctacaccaaccccaaccccaaccccaacctctGAAATGATTGCTGGGTCTCAGAGTCTATCACGGGAGAGCCCTTGCTCCAGGCTTGCCCAGACAACCCCTGTGGATAGTGCTTTAGGAAGTAGCCGACACACACCCATTGGTACTCCGCATTCTAACTGCAGCAGTAGCGTCCCTCCAAGCCCTGTTGAGTGCAGGAATCCAtttgcattcaccccaataagcTCCAGTATGGCTTATCATGATGCCAGCATTGTCTCAAGCAGTCCTGTGAAACCAATGCAAAGACCCATGGCCACACACCCTGATAAAACCAAGCTTGAATGGATGAATAATGGGTATGGTGGGGTTGGTAATTCATCAGTTTCTGGCCATGGCATTCTCCCAAGCTATCAGGAACTAGTAGAAGATCGTTTCAGGAAACCCCATGCCTTTGCTGTGCCTGGACAGTCATACCAGTCTCAGTCCAGACACCATGACACTCACTTTGGTCGTTTGACTCCCGTCTCTCCTGTGCAGCATCAAGGTGCCACTATCAACACCAACAAGCAAGAAGGGTTTGCAGTCCCTGCTCCTCTTGATAACAAAGGAACTAATTCATCTGCCAGCAGCAACTTCAGGTGCCGGAGTGTGAGCCCTGCTGTCCATCGCCAGCGGAATCTTAGTGGAAGCACCCTCTATCCTGTGTCTAATATCCCACGGTCTAATGTAACTCCCTTTGGAAGTCCAGTAACCCCAGAAGTTCATGTTTTCACAAATGTTCACACAGATGCATGTGCCAACAACATAGCTCAAAGAAGTCAGTCAGTTCCCTTGACTGTCATGATGCAGACAGCTTTCCCAAATGCTCTGCAGAagcaaacaaacagtaaaaaaatCACTAATGTTTTGTTGAGTAAACTCGATTCTGACAATGATGATGCAGTGAGAGGTTTGGGAATAAACAACATGCCCTCCAATTATACAGCCCGGATGAATCTCACTCAGATTTTGGAAACGTCCTCTGTTTTTCCTAGTGCCAATTCACAAAATATGATTGATTCCAGCACTTCTGTTTATGAATTCCAAACACCATCTTACCTCACCAAAAGTAATAGCACCGATCAGATCAGTTTTTCTCCTGGAGATAATCAAGCACAATCTGAAATTGGAGAACAGCAATTAGATTTCAATAGCACTGTTAAAGATCTGTTGAGTGGAGACAACCTGCAAACCAGCCAGCAGCTGGGAGGTCAGGTAGCATCTGAGCTCACCAACACTGCATCTGATTTCCCTAGCGACatcaggttgtcttctgacctctcagGCAGCATCAATGATTTGAACACCTTAGACCCAAATCTACTGTTTGATCCAGGTCGCCAGCAGGGACAGGATGATGAAGCCACACTGGAAGAATTAAAGAATGACCCACTGTTTCAACAGATTTGCAGTGAGTCAATGAACTCTATGACTTCATCAGGTTTTGAATGGATAGAAAGCAAGGACCATCCTACTGTTGAAATGTTGGGATAA